A window of the Chroogloeocystis siderophila 5.2 s.c.1 genome harbors these coding sequences:
- the opp1C gene encoding nickel/cobalt ABC transporter permease: MLLLKRLLRNKVAWFSVGVIFCIAVVALFAPYIAPHDPLEVELTRRLQSPNATFLLGTDHLGRCILSRLIYGARISLSIALTVTALTTSISLIVGTIAGYVGGKVDSVLMRICDVFLSFPNLILALAIVGIMGASPVNLVIALGASHWAWYARIVRSKVLSLKQENFIKAAIVSGTSSVQIMVKHLLPYTIAEIAVLASLDTGWVILQISALSFLGLGIQPPTPEWGAMITDGREFFRREPGLMLYPGLIIFIVALSFNLLGDALRDALDPRFGKTIKQRASLTTVETSLPNG, encoded by the coding sequence ATGTTATTGCTAAAACGATTATTGAGAAATAAAGTTGCGTGGTTCAGTGTGGGAGTAATCTTTTGCATTGCTGTAGTAGCCTTGTTTGCTCCCTACATTGCACCGCACGATCCTTTAGAAGTAGAACTCACTCGTCGGTTGCAATCTCCAAATGCCACCTTTTTGCTAGGTACAGACCATTTAGGGCGCTGTATTCTGTCACGATTAATTTATGGAGCGCGAATTTCTCTGTCGATTGCTCTTACTGTTACCGCACTCACGACTAGCATCAGTCTGATTGTGGGTACGATCGCCGGTTACGTTGGCGGGAAAGTTGATAGCGTTTTGATGCGGATTTGTGATGTGTTTTTGTCGTTCCCTAATTTAATTTTGGCATTGGCGATCGTTGGCATTATGGGGGCGAGTCCTGTGAATTTGGTTATTGCCTTAGGCGCATCTCACTGGGCTTGGTATGCCAGAATTGTGCGCTCTAAAGTACTCAGCTTAAAGCAAGAGAATTTTATCAAAGCAGCGATCGTGTCTGGAACAAGCAGCGTTCAGATCATGGTCAAACACTTATTGCCATACACCATTGCCGAAATTGCTGTGTTAGCCTCTTTAGATACAGGATGGGTGATTTTACAGATTTCAGCTTTGTCGTTTTTGGGATTAGGAATTCAGCCACCGACCCCAGAGTGGGGAGCTATGATTACTGATGGTCGCGAATTTTTCCGCCGCGAACCAGGATTGATGCTTTATCCTGGTTTGATAATTTTTATTGTTGCGTTGTCGTTTAACTTGCTGGGTGATGCCTTGCGTGATGCGCTTGATCCTCGTTTTGGCAAGACAATTAAACAAAGAGCGTCTCTTACTACTGTAGAAACATCACTTCCCAATGGTTGA
- a CDS encoding ABC transporter ATP-binding protein, producing the protein MVDSVLTVTDLQVEFQQETSWTPVVRGVSFQLKPGKVLGIIGESGSGKSTICLAILGLLGREGRISRGTICLLQQDLTSLPPTTLRQIRGQQIGVVLQNPASFFNPILTIGQQFAETLRSHQSLTKAEAKSIGLGYLSDVHLPDPERIWRQFPFQLSGGMLQRVMIAIAISLRPQILIADEPTTALDVITQMQILNLLAHLQQQHNAAILLVTHDLGVIAQLADEVAVMYQGEFVEQANVRQLFDQPQHPYTRSLLASRLQVRTDIISL; encoded by the coding sequence ATGGTTGATTCGGTTCTCACAGTTACAGATCTTCAAGTCGAGTTTCAGCAAGAAACTAGTTGGACACCGGTTGTGCGTGGCGTGAGTTTTCAACTCAAACCAGGGAAAGTTCTAGGCATTATAGGCGAAAGCGGCTCAGGTAAAAGCACCATCTGTTTGGCAATTTTGGGATTACTAGGTCGCGAGGGACGAATTTCACGGGGAACAATTTGCCTATTGCAGCAAGATCTCACGAGTTTACCGCCTACTACCCTGCGTCAAATTCGCGGACAGCAGATTGGTGTCGTGTTACAAAATCCTGCTAGCTTTTTTAACCCGATTTTGACCATTGGACAACAGTTTGCTGAAACTTTGCGATCGCATCAATCCTTGACTAAAGCAGAAGCAAAGTCGATCGGACTGGGTTATTTATCTGATGTGCATTTACCTGATCCAGAGCGCATCTGGAGACAATTTCCCTTTCAACTTTCTGGGGGGATGTTACAGCGGGTGATGATTGCGATCGCTATTTCGCTGCGCCCTCAGATTTTAATTGCTGATGAACCGACGACAGCTTTAGATGTGATTACCCAAATGCAAATTTTGAACTTACTAGCACATCTACAACAGCAGCATAATGCGGCGATTTTGCTTGTAACTCATGATTTGGGCGTAATTGCTCAATTAGCTGATGAAGTTGCCGTGATGTATCAAGGAGAATTTGTCGAACAGGCAAACGTTAGACAACTATTTGATCAACCGCAACATCCTTACACGCGATCGCTACTTGCGTCTCGTTTGCAAGTGAGGACTGATATCATTTCACTTTGA
- a CDS encoding ATP-binding cassette domain-containing protein: protein MTLLSIQKVSKTYEIQQGWWGRKHLVRALQAVSLTVEPGCCLGVVGESGAGKSTLGRIVLGLEQPDRGEIWFQGKNLRHLRRDQQRILRRDLQVVFQDSLSAVNPRLSVREIIGEPMQNYLNMSPTQMSEQIQQLLEIVGLRAADIDKYPHQFSGGQLQRVTIARAIALKPKLIVLDEPVASLDMTIQAQILHLLADLKEQFELSYLFISHDLAAVSFMANKLVVMYQGAIVEAVEDLKQLHHLQHPYAQQLMAAQLPSHPRDRLLFSS from the coding sequence ATGACGCTGTTATCAATTCAAAAGGTGTCCAAAACCTATGAGATTCAGCAAGGTTGGTGGGGGCGCAAGCACTTGGTGAGGGCATTACAAGCAGTTTCACTTACTGTTGAGCCTGGTTGCTGTCTGGGAGTTGTCGGCGAGAGTGGTGCGGGGAAAAGTACTTTAGGGCGGATTGTACTAGGGCTAGAGCAACCTGATCGCGGAGAGATTTGGTTTCAAGGCAAAAATCTGAGACATCTTCGTCGCGATCAGCAGCGAATTTTGCGTCGTGATCTCCAAGTTGTGTTTCAAGATAGTTTGAGTGCAGTGAATCCTCGGTTAAGCGTTCGTGAAATTATCGGTGAACCAATGCAGAACTATCTTAATATGTCGCCAACACAGATGAGCGAACAAATTCAGCAGTTGCTTGAGATTGTCGGATTACGTGCAGCCGATATCGATAAATATCCTCATCAGTTTAGTGGCGGACAATTGCAGCGCGTCACTATTGCAAGAGCGATCGCGCTTAAGCCTAAGTTGATTGTCCTCGATGAACCTGTTGCGAGTTTAGATATGACGATTCAAGCTCAAATTCTACACTTGCTAGCAGACCTCAAAGAACAGTTTGAGTTGTCCTATTTGTTCATCTCGCACGATTTAGCCGCAGTTTCCTTCATGGCTAATAAACTCGTGGTAATGTACCAAGGAGCGATCGTGGAAGCAGTAGAAGATCTTAAACAACTACATCACCTTCAGCATCCCTATGCTCAGCAACTAATGGCTGCGCAATTGCCCTCTCATCCACGCGATCGTTTGCTGTTTA